Proteins from a single region of Hordeum vulgare subsp. vulgare chromosome 6H, MorexV3_pseudomolecules_assembly, whole genome shotgun sequence:
- the LOC123400984 gene encoding LRR receptor kinase SERL2 produces MEVLPLLLLLFFSFPLAPAPATGLLSPKGVNYEVQALMMIKNYLKDPHGVLKNWDQDSVDPCSWTMVTCSQENLVTGLEAPSQNLSGLLSPSIGNLTNLEIVLLQNNNINGRIPAEIGRLTRLRTLDLSSNHFSGEIPGSVSRLRDLQYLRLNNNTLSGAFPSSSANLSHLVFLDLSYNNLSGPVPGSLARTFNIVGNPLICGAATEQDCYGTLPMPMSYSLNNTQGTVTPAKSKSHKAAIAFGSAIGCISVLFLVTGLLFWWRHKKNRQIRFDVDDQHIENVNLENLKRFQFRELQAATENFSSKNMIGKGGFGNVYRGKLPDGTIVAVKRLKDGNAAGGELQFQTEVEMISLAVHRNLLRLCGFCMTATERLLIYPYMSNGSVASRLKGKPPLNWITRKGIALGAARGLLYLHEQCDPKIIHRDVKAANVLLDDFCEAIVGDFGLAKLLDHRDSHVTTAVRGTVGHIAPEYLSTGQSSEKTDVFGFGILLLELITGQTALEFGKSSNQKGAMLDWVKKMHQEKKLDVLVDKGLGSSYDHIELEEMVQVALLCTQYLPGHRPKMSEVVRMLEGDGLAERWEASQRTDSHKFKVPDFTFGRCYSDLTDDSSLLVQAVELSGPR; encoded by the exons ATGGAGGTGCTTCCCCTGCTgctgcttctcttcttctccttccctctcGCGCCGGCGCCGGCCACCGGCCTCCTCTCGCCCAAGGGCGTAAACTATGAAG tgcaagctctcatgatgatcaagaACTACCTCAAGGATCCCCATGGCGTGCTCAAGAACTGGGACCAGGACTCCGTCGATCCCTGCAGCTGGACCATGGTCACCTGCTCACAGGAAAACCTCGTCACCGGCCT GGAAGCTCCAAGCCAGAACCTCTCCGGCCTGCTCTCCCCGAGCATAGGCAACCTGACCAATCTCGAGATAGT CCTACtgcagaacaacaacatcaacgggcGAATCCCGGCAGAGATTGGCAGGCTCACGAGGCTCAGGACGCTCGATCTCTCCAGCAACCACTTCTCCGGCGAAATCCCCGGCTCCGTCAGCCGCCTCAGAGACCTCCAGTACTT GAGGCTCAACAACAACACACTGTCCGGCGCATTCCCTTCGTCGTCGGCTAATCTGTCGCACCTTGTTTTCTT GGATCTGTCCTACAATAATCTGAGCGGTCCAGTTCCAGGGTCCTTGGCAAGGACATTCAA CATAGTAGGGAATCCACTGATCTGCGGAGCAGCTACAGAACAGGATTGTTATGGAACTTTGCCGATGCCGATGTCCTACAGCCTGAATAACACACAAG GTACTGTAACGCCAGCCAAATCTAAGAGCCACAAAGCCGCAATTGCATTTGGTTCTGCGATAGGTTGCATCAGCGTCCTTTTCCTAGTTACAGGATTGCTGTTCTGGTGGAGGCATAAGAAAAATCGGCAGATTCGTTTCGATGTTGATG ACCAGCACATAGAGAACGTCAACCTTGAGAACCTGAAGAGGTTTCAGTTCAGAGAGCTCCAGGCTGCAACAGAGAACTTCAGCAGCAAAAACATGATAGGAAAAGGCGGTTTTGGAAATGTTTATCGAGGGAAGCTCCCAGATGGAACTATAGTAGCAGTCAAGAGGCTGAAAGATGGAAATGCGGCAGGCGGGGAATTGCAatttcagactgaagtcgagATGATCAGCTTGGCAGTGCACCGGAATCTCCTTAGGCTCTGCGGGTTCTGCATGACTGCCACCGAGAGGCTACTGATCTATCCATACATGTCCAATGGAAGTGTTGCATCACGCCTGAAAG GGAAGCCACCACTGAACTGGATCACAAGAAAGGGGATAGCACTCGGTGCAGCAAGAGGCCTCCTATACCTGCATGAGCAGTGTGATCCCAAGATCATCCACAGGGATGTAAAGGCAGCGAATGTACTGCTCGATGACTTCTGTGAAGCAATTGTTGGCGATTTTGGGCTTGCCAAGCTCCTGGATCACCGTGACTCGCATGTCACCACAGCTGTGAGGGGAACTGTAGGCCACATTGCCCCAGAGTACCTCTCCACGGGTCAGTCATCTGAGAAAACTGatgtctttggtttcgggatcctGCTGCTAGAACTGATCACCGGACAGACTGCACTTGAGTTTGGAAAGTCATCAAATCAGAAGGGAGCCATGCTGGACTGG GTGAAGAAGATGCACCAGGAAAAGAAGCTCGACGTCCTTGTCGACAAGGGACTCGGAAGCAGTTACGACCACATTGAGCTAGAAGAGATGGTGCAGGTGGCGCTGCTGTGCACCCAGTATCTCCCCGGTCACAGGCCTAAGATGTCGGAGGTGGTCAGGATGCTCGAAGGCGATGGGCTGGCAGAGCGGTGGGAGGCATCACAGCGTACTGACTCGCACAAGTTCAAGGTACCCGACTTCACCTTCGGGCGCTGCTACTCCGACCTGACAGACGACTCGTCATTGCTGGTGCAAGCAGTTGAGCTCTCCGGACCGAGATGA
- the LOC123400985 gene encoding zinc finger protein HD1-like: MQLISNIHVQPQDAHAAFLASTNDTTFRSLDSTATLLLVLHTEIPLIASTHSQVSSRKGSKATIFGKTSPPTSSKIYMFMNCNFNSDLLEKEAGRTSFPWARPCDGCHAAPSAVYCCADAAYLCSSCDTQVHSANRVASRHERVRVCETCESTPAVLACHADAAALCTACDAQVHSANPIAQRHQRVPVLPLPAVAIPAASGFAEAEASVTAHGDKEGGEEVDSWLLRRNSDDNNCANKIDRYFNLVGYNMYYDNITCDPRPQEQYRMQEQQHVQNRYREKEGCECVVPPQVVMASEQQGSNYGTIGAGQAASVTAMASTYTASISNDISFSSMEVGIVPDNTRPNISNRNILTSSEAIELSGHSLQMPVHFSSMDREARVLRYKEKKQARKFQKTIRYATRKAYAEARPRIKGRFAKRSDIEHEENHMLSPPALPDTSSYNTVPWF, from the exons ATGCAGCTTATAAGCAACATCCACGTGCAACCACAAGATGCACACGCGGCATTCCTTGCCTCCACAAATGACACCACTTTTCGCTCACTGGATTCCACTGCCACCCTCCTATTAGTACTCCACACTGAAATTCCACTGATTGCTTCCACTCACTCCCAAGTAAGTTCAAGAAAAGGATCAAAAGCCACGATCTTTGGTAAGACCTCTCCACCTACAAGTTCCAAGATTTATATGTTCATGAATTGCAATTTCAACAGCGACCTTTTGGAGAAGGAAGCTGGAAGGACAAGTTTTCCATGGGCCAGGCCATGCGACGGATGCCATGCAGCACCAAGCGCAGTATACTGCTGTGCTGATGCTGCATATCTCTGTTCATCTTGTGACACACAGGTTCATTCTGCTAACCGTGTGGCATCACGCCATGAGCGTGTGCGTGTCTGCGAAACCTGTGAGAGCACACCAGCGGTGCTGGCATGTCATGCAGATGCAGCAGCACTATGTACCGCCTGTGATGCACAGGTGCACTCTGCCAACCCAATTGCTCAAAGGCACCAACGAGTGCCTGTGCTGCCACTCCCAGCTGTTGCCATTCCAGCTGCCTCTGGctttgcggaggcagaagcttctgtcactgCCCATGGCGAtaaggaagggggagaggaagtGGACTCTTGGCTCCTCAGAAGAAATTCTGATGATAACAATTGTGCCAACAAGATAGATCGATACTTCAATCTTGTCGGATACAATATGTATTACGACAACATCACTTGTGACCCAAGACCACAAGAACAATACAGAATGCAAGAACAGCAGCATGTGCAGAACAGGTACAGAGAGAAGGAAGGGTGTGAGTGTGTAGTACCTCCACAAGTCGTCATGGCAAGTGAGCAGCAAGGGAGCAATTATGGAACTATAGGAGCAGGGCAGGCTGCCTCCGTTACTGCTATGGCCAGTACCTACACAGCTTCCATCAGCAATGAC ATATCTTTCTCATCAATGGAGGTGGGTATAGTACCGGACAACACCAGACCAAATATATCAAACAGAAACATCCTGACTAGCAGTGAAGCCATCGAGCTCTCAGGCCATTCACTTCAGATGCCAGTGCACTTCAGCTCCATGGACAGAGAGGCCAGGGTCCTCAGGTACAAGGAGAAGAAGCAGGCAAGGAAGTTTCAGAAAACCATAAggtatgcaacaaggaaagcataTGCAGAAGCACGGCCACGGATCAAGGGTCGATTCGCTAAAAGATCAGATATAGAGCATGAGGAGAACCACATGCTGTCACCACCAGCCCTACCAGATACTAGTAGTTATAATACTGTTCCATGGTTCTGA